DNA from Paludisphaera mucosa:
CCGCGCCGACGACGTCGATGGGCCCCCGTACGGGCAGGGCGTCCGAGTGGACGACCTCGCCGTCGGGGCCGGCCGCGACGATCCCGCGCTCGGCCATCGTGACGAAGACCGGCCGGCCCGAGCCCAGCGCCAGCTCGGCGGCCGCCCGTTTGGCCTCCTCGATCGTCGAGACGCTCGGGCGGTCGAGCAGAGTCGCCAGCTCGGCCGCGTTCATTTTGAGGGCCACGGCCGGCCAGTCGCGGAGTCCCCGGCGCGAGTCGGCCAGGAAGAGGAGCCGGGGGTACTCGTCGGTCAAGGCGTCGATCGCCTGCAGCAGCCCGCGCGTGACCACGCCGGTCTCGGCCGCGTCGACCTGCTCCAGGACGATCACCGCATGGCAACGCGCGGCGACCGCCCGCAGGCTGTCGATCAGGCGGAGTTCCAGGTGCCTCGGCGTCGGCGTCCAGTTCTTCGTGTCCAGCCGGTTCAGCTCGACGGGGACCTCGCCGGGGCGGACCACCAGCGGCTTGCAGTAGGTGAAGGTGCGGCGGTCGGGGGCCGTGAGCAGGTGCTCGGTGGAGACGCTGGGCGACGCTTCGAGCCCGCGTCGCAGCTCGTAGCCCTCGCCGTCGTCGCCCCGGAAGCCGACGACCTCGATCCGGCCCACGCCGAGCGCGACGAGGTTGTTGAGGACCGTCCCGGCCCCCCCCGGCTGGGCGCGGACGTTGGCGACGTTGTAGACCGGCAGGCCCGTCTCGATCGACGTCTCGGCGCGGGCCGGGTCGATCTCCAGGTAGCGATCGAGGCAGAAGTCGCCGACCACCGCGATCCGCAGGCCCTTGTACAGCGAGACGACGTCCTGGAAGCGTTCCGGGGTCATGAAGCGGCGACCTGGTGGTAGAGGTTGTGGATGAACGCGGCGTTGTCGCACTGGAGGTAGTGCATCTCGCCCCCCATCCGGGCGTAGCTCTTGCAGAACCGCAGGTAATACGCCGGGTTCGACTTGGGGGGCTCGCCGGTGGTCCAGTCCCAGCCGCCGCCGTCCTGGACGTCGACCACGTAGATCGCGTGGTCCTCGACGATCGGCCGGCCGTCCTGGAGGCGGAGGTTGTTGACGCAGCTCAGGCTCTTCTCGAAGACCTGCGGGCCCATGATCGCCGATCCGACCGAGAGCACGACGCCGTGGTCGAGGGTCTCGACCGAGCCGCCGAACAGCCGGAAGTCGTGCTCGGCCGCCCGGCCGATCGCCGCGCCGTTGAAGATCGGATGGTTGGCGATGATGTCGTAGCCGATGCCGGGGTGGACGGTCATCGGGATCTTGTGCTGGAACGCCTGCGCCAGGATCGACGCGTGCTTCCACTCGTGCTCGACGATGATCCGGCCGGTCGGCAGATTGTTGGCCAGGATCGCCCGCAGGGCGTCGGCGCGGGGGGGGGCCAGGGGGTGGGCGGGCTCGTCGCGGAGGCTCTGCTCCAGCTCGGCGGCCGTCGGCAGGTCGACGCCGTCCTCGGCGATGAACCGGCCCAGGCCCGCGCCGTAACCCTCGCCGCGGAGGCCGGCGGCCAATAGCGCCAGGTGGATGTTGCGGCCGGTCTCGTCCCACGAGCCGAACGCCCCCAGCGGGACGTTCTCGCGGACGCTCTCGGTGGAACGGCCGATCCAGGCGTACTCCCAGTCGTGGATCGTGCCCGCGCCGTTGGTCGCCAGGTGGGTGACCCATTCCTTGGCCATCATGCGGCCGAGGATCGACGCGGCCCCGTTGCGCAGCAGGTGCGCGCCGTAGATCAGCATCACCCCCCCACCCATCTCGCGGGCCCGGCGGATGCGGCGGGCGCATTCGGCGACCCGCAAGGCGACCGGCCCCGGCAGGGGCTTGGGCTCGGCGTCGGGGTCGATCAGGACTTCCTCGACGGTCGTCAGGCTGCGGCGCTCTTCGAGGGGGTAGACGCGGAGCCGGGACAGGTCGAGCGGTCGGGTGTTCATGATCCCAGGATCAGCTCCAGAAGGGGCTTGGAATCGCGATAGTCGGGGATGACGACGTCGGCGCCGACGCCGGTGAGGCGGTCGCGCTTCCAGGCGTCCATCCGGCCCGATCCGTTGGCCGCCTCGTCGCTGGCCACGGCCACGGCCAGGCCGCCGACCTCCTTGGTGTTCTCGATCTCGACGTAGCCGTCGCCGAACGACATCAGCTCCGCGCCGTGGATGTCGTTCTCGCGGAGGATCCGCTCGATCACCATCTTCTTCGAGAACGACTTGTAGTCGTCCTGGGCCCCGTAGATGTGGGTCCCGAAGTAGCGGGAGACGTCGAGCAGCTCGGCCTCGCGCCGCACGAACGGCTCGTCGGTGCCGCTGGCGAGATAGAGCGAAAGGCCGCGGCGCGTCAGGTCTTCCAGCAGGGCCCGCGAGCCGTGGACGAGCAGGTCGTCGGGCTTGATCGTGCCGTCCTTCAGGCCGTGCAGCCGGGCCATGATCCGGTCGTCGAGGCGGCGGAGGTACTCGTGCTTGTACCAGAGCGGCTCGCGGGGCTCGCCCCCGCGCTCGCGGACGCGGTCGGCGAGCTGGATCATCTGGTAGATGGTCTGCTTGCCGTTGAGCCGCATGATGTCTTCGAAGGCCAGCCGGCGGCGGTCCTCCTCCGACTCGCCGTCGAGGGCCGGCAGGACCTCGACGAACATGGGGACCATGACGTCGGGCCAGCCCTGGCGGACCAGCGAGAGCGTGCCGTCGAAGTCGAAGACGACGCGGCTGATCCCGGGGCGGGGGGCGAACGACGGCAGCAGGATGACCTCGCCTTCGAAGGTCGGGCTCGCGGGCGTCACGCGGTCTCCTTTTCGATTTCCATGAACGCGTAGCAGATCAGGTGGTAGAGCGTCATCTGAACGTCCTCGACGCGGCCGTAGTGGGTGTCGGCCACGACGATCGTCTGCTCGGCGAGCGCGGCGCACCCGCCTTTCTTGGCG
Protein-coding regions in this window:
- a CDS encoding bifunctional heptose 7-phosphate kinase/heptose 1-phosphate adenyltransferase — protein: MTPERFQDVVSLYKGLRIAVVGDFCLDRYLEIDPARAETSIETGLPVYNVANVRAQPGGAGTVLNNLVALGVGRIEVVGFRGDDGEGYELRRGLEASPSVSTEHLLTAPDRRTFTYCKPLVVRPGEVPVELNRLDTKNWTPTPRHLELRLIDSLRAVAARCHAVIVLEQVDAAETGVVTRGLLQAIDALTDEYPRLLFLADSRRGLRDWPAVALKMNAAELATLLDRPSVSTIEEAKRAAAELALGSGRPVFVTMAERGIVAAGPDGEVVHSDALPVRGPIDVVGAGDSVTANLAAALAAGASLGEAVELAVLASSIVVHQVGTTGVATTEDLAALRNRTWTR
- a CDS encoding HAD family hydrolase gives rise to the protein MTPASPTFEGEVILLPSFAPRPGISRVVFDFDGTLSLVRQGWPDVMVPMFVEVLPALDGESEEDRRRLAFEDIMRLNGKQTIYQMIQLADRVRERGGEPREPLWYKHEYLRRLDDRIMARLHGLKDGTIKPDDLLVHGSRALLEDLTRRGLSLYLASGTDEPFVRREAELLDVSRYFGTHIYGAQDDYKSFSKKMVIERILRENDIHGAELMSFGDGYVEIENTKEVGGLAVAVASDEAANGSGRMDAWKRDRLTGVGADVVIPDYRDSKPLLELILGS